A genome region from Dolichospermum compactum NIES-806 includes the following:
- a CDS encoding D-alanine--D-alanine ligase family protein, with the protein MTKLRVGLLFGGRSGEHEVSIISARAIAHALSLEENAHKYEVLPFYIQKNGSWQAGVTAQQVLASGVPLEISSITPNLWQFPPETQEVDLWFPVLHGPNGEDGTIQGLLTLMQVPFVGSGVLGSAVGMDKIAMKMAFAQAGLPQVKYIAVTRAQVWSNACVFPKLCDEIEATLGYPCFVKPANLGSSVGIAKVRSRQELETALDNAASHDRRIIVEAGVVAREVECAVLGNDNPKASVVGEITFNSDFYDYETKYTPGKADLFIPANLPDRVAQQIQDTALQAFAAVDAAGLSRVDFFYVETTGELFINEINTFPGFTSTSMYPQLWANTGIPFAQLVHQLIQLAIARHSPIN; encoded by the coding sequence ATGACTAAGCTACGGGTGGGTTTGCTGTTTGGTGGACGTTCTGGAGAACATGAGGTTTCAATAATTTCGGCGCGGGCGATCGCTCATGCCCTCAGTTTAGAAGAAAATGCTCATAAATACGAAGTTTTACCTTTCTACATTCAAAAGAATGGCAGTTGGCAAGCAGGAGTTACTGCACAACAGGTTTTAGCATCTGGTGTTCCCCTCGAAATCTCCTCCATAACCCCTAATTTATGGCAATTTCCCCCAGAAACTCAAGAAGTTGATCTCTGGTTTCCCGTGCTTCACGGTCCTAATGGCGAAGATGGCACAATTCAAGGGTTACTAACTTTGATGCAAGTTCCCTTTGTGGGTTCTGGAGTCTTGGGTTCAGCAGTGGGAATGGATAAAATTGCCATGAAAATGGCTTTTGCCCAAGCGGGATTACCTCAAGTAAAATATATTGCTGTGACGAGGGCGCAAGTTTGGTCAAATGCTTGCGTATTTCCCAAGCTGTGTGATGAAATTGAAGCCACATTGGGCTATCCTTGTTTTGTCAAACCTGCTAATCTGGGTTCATCGGTGGGAATTGCCAAAGTGCGATCACGTCAAGAATTAGAAACAGCTTTAGATAATGCTGCCAGCCATGATAGACGAATTATTGTCGAAGCCGGAGTTGTAGCCAGAGAAGTCGAATGTGCCGTTTTAGGTAACGACAACCCCAAAGCCTCCGTTGTTGGTGAAATTACCTTTAATAGTGATTTTTACGATTACGAAACCAAATATACCCCTGGGAAAGCGGATTTATTCATTCCCGCCAATTTACCAGATAGGGTGGCACAGCAAATTCAAGACACGGCTTTACAAGCCTTTGCGGCTGTAGATGCGGCTGGTTTATCCAGGGTAGACTTTTTCTATGTAGAAACTACCGGAGAACTTTTTATTAATGAAATTAACACTTTCCCAGGGTTTACCTCCACAAGTATGTATCCCCAACTCTGGGCTAATACTGGTATACCCTTTGCCCAATTAGTACATCAGTTAATTCAACTAGCGATCGCCAGACATTCTCCCATTAATTAG
- a CDS encoding alpha/beta fold hydrolase — protein sequence MKDWWQDNFPQGRQYLIIHDSQGYPIQIAYGEKGNGTPLILLHGLGSWSYNWRHSIEPLSQHFRVICCDFKGFGFSEKPVFRREENGHQIIELKRIIQALCDEPPIIVAESIGALISLGLAGKSPDLIGRLVVINAPIFTETLPHWSMGLLAQTPIEIIHAIDYLRLAYWFAPIVREVMGTERRKVLYDPSLLTEEDIYWITYPFIEIPGTLVKVAEDLQIAAQEIENLRTKQPSMLSDIQKNLKNIECPTLVLWGDQDSWFPVSHGEKLHQHLPNSRLQILQNCYHDASTGSADVVNAAILEFLKETNFC from the coding sequence ATGAAAGATTGGTGGCAAGATAATTTTCCTCAAGGGCGGCAATATCTCATTATTCACGATTCTCAAGGTTATCCAATTCAAATAGCCTATGGTGAAAAAGGTAACGGGACACCGCTGATTTTATTACATGGTTTAGGCAGTTGGAGTTATAATTGGCGGCATAGTATTGAACCATTATCTCAACATTTTCGGGTAATTTGTTGTGATTTTAAAGGGTTTGGTTTTTCTGAAAAGCCTGTATTCCGTCGAGAAGAAAATGGACATCAAATTATTGAATTAAAACGCATTATTCAAGCTTTATGTGATGAACCACCCATCATTGTGGCAGAATCTATAGGCGCATTAATTTCTCTGGGATTAGCTGGTAAAAGTCCTGATTTAATCGGACGCTTAGTAGTAATTAACGCTCCTATTTTTACAGAAACTTTACCTCATTGGTCTATGGGTTTACTGGCACAAACACCAATAGAGATTATCCATGCAATTGATTATTTACGTCTTGCATATTGGTTTGCACCGATAGTCAGAGAAGTCATGGGAACAGAAAGACGTAAGGTATTATATGATCCTTCATTATTAACAGAGGAAGATATTTACTGGATTACTTATCCATTTATTGAAATTCCAGGAACTTTGGTAAAAGTTGCCGAAGATTTACAAATTGCTGCTCAAGAAATTGAGAATTTGCGAACAAAACAGCCAAGTATGTTGAGTGATATTCAAAAAAATCTCAAAAATATTGAATGTCCAACTTTAGTTTTATGGGGTGATCAAGATAGTTGGTTTCCTGTTAGTCATGGAGAAAAATTACATCAACATCTGCCTAATTCTCGCTTACAAATTTTACAAAACTGTTATCATGATGCGTCAACTGGTTCTGCTGATGTGGTGAATGCAGCAATTTTGGAGTTTTTAAAAGAGACCAATTTCTGTTGA
- the tsf gene encoding translation elongation factor Ts: protein MAEISAKLVQELRQKTGAGMMDCKKALKENEGNVEAATTWLRQKGIAKADKGSARIAAEGLVETYIQPGGQVGVLIEVNCQTDFVARNEAFKSLVKNLAKQAANADSVESLLSQPYIEKSGVTVDEFIKETIATLGENIQVRRFVNFSLTTDTPGIADSYIHTGGRVGVLLELNSQTAAPATQEEFQNLARNAAMQVAACPNVEYVSIDKIPAEVVTKEKDIEMGKDDLGNKPENIKEKIVQGRIEKRLKEMTLLDQPFIRDQSISVEDLVKQVKSIVGEEIKVSRFVRYVLGEGIEKKEMSFADEVAAQIGAK, encoded by the coding sequence ATGGCGGAAATATCTGCAAAACTCGTCCAAGAGCTACGCCAAAAAACCGGTGCTGGCATGATGGACTGCAAAAAGGCACTGAAGGAAAATGAAGGTAATGTCGAGGCAGCCACAACTTGGCTGCGGCAAAAAGGTATTGCTAAAGCTGATAAAGGAAGCGCTCGCATTGCCGCAGAAGGTCTAGTAGAGACTTACATTCAGCCCGGTGGTCAGGTAGGTGTACTCATAGAGGTAAACTGCCAAACAGACTTTGTTGCCCGCAATGAAGCTTTCAAATCCTTAGTTAAGAACCTGGCAAAACAAGCTGCAAATGCTGATAGTGTTGAGTCTTTATTGTCTCAACCCTATATTGAAAAGTCCGGCGTTACTGTTGATGAATTTATCAAGGAAACTATTGCTACCCTTGGTGAAAATATTCAAGTTCGGCGCTTTGTGAATTTCTCTCTTACCACTGACACACCAGGAATAGCAGATAGCTACATTCATACTGGTGGTCGAGTTGGTGTATTATTGGAATTAAATTCTCAAACTGCTGCACCTGCTACCCAGGAAGAGTTCCAAAACTTGGCACGGAACGCCGCCATGCAAGTGGCCGCTTGTCCTAATGTCGAGTACGTTAGTATAGATAAAATTCCAGCCGAAGTTGTCACCAAAGAAAAAGACATCGAAATGGGTAAGGACGACTTGGGTAATAAGCCAGAGAACATCAAAGAAAAGATTGTTCAAGGCAGAATTGAGAAACGTCTCAAAGAAATGACTTTACTAGATCAACCTTTTATCCGTGATCAAAGTATTTCGGTGGAAGACTTGGTGAAGCAAGTAAAATCCATTGTTGGCGAAGAAATTAAAGTTAGTCGCTTTGTGCGTTATGTACTCGGTGAAGGTATCGAAAAGAAAGAAATGAGCTTTGCTGATGAAGTTGCTGCCCAAATTGGTGCTAAGTAA
- a CDS encoding DUF4112 domain-containing protein: MPNSSEPFVITLDGYAPRLKRLRQLSGLLDNIITIPGTPIGVGLDPIIGLLPIGGDALGLIFSFYIIIESAQLGVPTATLGRMVMNVIVDSLVGAIPMLGDLFDFAWRANNYNIILLEEALKSPYQNQKGDKSFILIFSIGLFVLAIVLISIPVILIRILWQIFTGS, from the coding sequence AGACTAAAGCGTCTACGTCAACTTAGTGGACTATTAGATAATATAATTACCATTCCTGGAACACCAATAGGAGTCGGGTTAGATCCAATTATTGGATTACTACCCATAGGTGGTGATGCTTTAGGATTAATATTCTCATTTTATATTATCATTGAATCTGCACAATTAGGCGTACCCACAGCCACATTAGGACGGATGGTAATGAATGTGATTGTAGATTCCTTAGTTGGGGCTATTCCCATGTTAGGAGATTTGTTTGATTTTGCTTGGAGAGCGAATAATTACAATATCATTTTATTGGAAGAAGCGTTAAAATCTCCGTATCAAAATCAAAAGGGAGATAAATCATTTATCCTCATTTTTAGTATCGGATTATTTGTACTGGCTATTGTTTTAATATCCATACCCGTGATATTAATAAGAATATTATGGCAAATTTTTACTGGTAGTTAA
- the recG gene encoding ATP-dependent DNA helicase RecG yields the protein MTNEIPDWIRLHKALAFEAEKGFIDLVGKQYRFSEFLCLTFGNFPTALPPKERLPWHQVGMQFANYPNLTLPERQHLIAEVRRYLNQLQQELETEEAKTNYESKNQHPTTPIVAEISKKLAPTLDKKLRDLPEIGIRKSDSLARLDLHTVRDLLFYYPRDHIDYARQVNISELEGGETVTIIATVKRFNFFTSPKNKKLSILELILKDNTGQIKVTRFYAGARFSSRGWQESLKRNYPVGSMLAACGLVKGGKYGLTLDNPELEVLANPGDPIDSVTIGRVVPIYALTEGVMANTVRQAVMTALTAAVNLKDPLPKGLREKYALMELKEAIPNIHFPKDSDSLKIARRRLVFDEFFYLQLGLLQRQKKAREIQTSAILAPTGKLLEQFDEILPFQLTGAQQRVVNEILTDLQKPVAMNRLVQGDVGSGKTVVAVIAILAAIQSGYQAALMAPTEVLAEQHYRKLVSWFNLLHLPVELLTGSTKVAKRREIHAQLETGELPLLVGTHALIQDKVNFQRLGLVVIDEQHRFGVEQRAKLQQKGEQPHVLTMTATPIPRTLALTVHGDLDVSQIDELPPGRQQIKTTMLSGQQRPQAYDLIRREVVQGRQVYIVLPLVEESEKLDLRSAVDEHQKLQESVFPDFQVGLLHGRMTSAEKEEAINKFRDNETQIIVSTTVIEVGVDVPNATVMLIEHAERFGLSQLHQLRGRVGRGAAQSYCLLMSSTRNPDAQKRLKVLEQSQDGFFISEMDMRFRGPGEVMGTRQSGVADFTLASLVEDEDILLLARQAAEKVIDMDASLARWPLMQDELRYRYERLMGGAILT from the coding sequence ATGACTAATGAAATACCCGATTGGATAAGATTACATAAAGCCTTAGCATTTGAAGCCGAAAAAGGCTTTATAGATTTAGTAGGTAAGCAATATCGCTTTAGTGAATTTCTGTGTTTGACTTTTGGTAACTTCCCAACTGCCTTACCACCAAAAGAAAGACTCCCCTGGCATCAAGTAGGAATGCAATTTGCTAATTATCCAAATTTAACATTACCCGAAAGACAACATTTGATAGCAGAAGTCAGAAGATATCTTAATCAACTTCAGCAAGAACTAGAAACAGAAGAAGCCAAAACAAATTACGAATCTAAAAATCAACATCCCACCACGCCAATTGTTGCCGAAATTAGTAAAAAATTAGCACCAACACTGGATAAAAAACTTAGAGATTTACCAGAAATTGGCATTAGAAAATCTGATAGTTTAGCGCGGTTGGATTTACATACTGTTCGTGATTTACTGTTTTATTATCCTCGTGATCATATTGATTATGCCCGTCAGGTGAATATTAGTGAATTAGAAGGAGGGGAAACAGTAACTATCATAGCGACAGTCAAAAGATTTAATTTTTTTACCAGTCCTAAAAATAAAAAATTATCAATTTTAGAATTAATTTTAAAAGACAATACCGGACAAATTAAAGTTACCCGTTTTTACGCAGGGGCGCGTTTTAGTAGTCGTGGTTGGCAAGAAAGTTTAAAACGCAACTATCCTGTAGGTAGTATGTTGGCAGCTTGTGGATTAGTCAAAGGTGGTAAATATGGTTTAACTTTGGATAATCCAGAATTAGAAGTTTTGGCAAATCCAGGAGATCCTATTGATTCTGTAACTATTGGGCGAGTTGTCCCTATTTATGCCTTAACTGAAGGAGTAATGGCTAATACAGTCAGACAGGCTGTAATGACAGCTTTAACAGCAGCAGTGAATTTAAAAGATCCTTTACCTAAAGGTTTGCGAGAAAAATATGCTTTGATGGAATTGAAAGAGGCAATTCCGAATATTCATTTTCCTAAAGATAGTGACTCTTTAAAAATTGCCCGTCGTCGGTTAGTATTTGATGAATTTTTCTACTTACAACTTGGCTTACTGCAACGACAAAAAAAAGCGCGAGAAATTCAAACCAGTGCCATACTTGCACCCACAGGCAAATTATTAGAACAATTTGACGAAATTCTCCCTTTTCAACTGACCGGCGCACAACAGAGAGTTGTAAATGAAATTCTCACCGATTTACAAAAACCTGTTGCTATGAATCGCTTAGTTCAAGGTGATGTTGGTTCAGGGAAAACTGTTGTTGCTGTTATTGCTATTTTGGCAGCAATTCAATCAGGTTATCAAGCGGCATTAATGGCACCTACTGAAGTATTAGCAGAACAACATTATCGTAAATTAGTAAGTTGGTTTAATCTCCTGCATTTACCAGTTGAATTATTAACAGGTTCGACAAAAGTAGCCAAAAGGCGAGAAATTCATGCTCAGTTAGAAACAGGTGAATTACCTTTATTAGTAGGAACACACGCCTTAATTCAAGATAAAGTTAATTTTCAACGTTTGGGTTTAGTAGTAATAGATGAACAGCATCGGTTTGGGGTAGAACAAAGGGCAAAGTTACAGCAAAAAGGCGAACAACCTCATGTTTTAACGATGACAGCAACTCCTATTCCCCGCACTTTAGCATTAACTGTACATGGGGATTTAGATGTTAGTCAAATTGATGAATTACCACCGGGAAGACAACAAATTAAAACGACGATGTTAAGTGGACAACAACGTCCCCAAGCTTACGATTTAATCCGGCGAGAAGTTGTCCAAGGTAGACAAGTTTATATAGTTTTACCATTGGTAGAAGAATCGGAAAAACTAGATTTGCGTTCGGCTGTAGATGAACATCAGAAGTTACAAGAAAGTGTGTTTCCTGATTTTCAAGTTGGGTTATTGCATGGACGCATGACTTCAGCAGAAAAAGAAGAAGCAATTAATAAATTTCGTGATAATGAAACTCAAATTATTGTTTCTACCACTGTAATTGAGGTGGGTGTGGATGTGCCTAATGCCACAGTTATGCTAATTGAACACGCGGAAAGATTCGGTTTATCACAATTGCACCAATTGCGGGGACGAGTGGGACGGGGTGCAGCACAATCTTATTGTTTACTGATGAGTAGTACCCGAAATCCTGATGCACAAAAACGGTTGAAGGTGTTAGAACAGTCCCAAGATGGTTTTTTCATCTCAGAAATGGATATGCGGTTTCGCGGTCCTGGGGAGGTGATGGGAACTCGTCAATCTGGTGTAGCAGATTTTACTTTAGCTAGTTTGGTGGAAGATGAGGACATTTTGCTGTTAGCGCGACAAGCAGCAGAAAAAGTGATTGATATGGATGCAAGTTTAGCGCGTTGGCCATTAATGCAGGATGAGTTAAGGTATAGGTATGAGCGGTTAATGGGTGGCGCGATTTTGACGTAA
- the rpsB gene encoding 30S ribosomal protein S2, whose product MPVVSLAQMMESGVHFGHQTRRWNPKMAPYIYTSRNGVHIIDLVQTAQLMDNAYNYMRTQSEQGKKFLFVGTKRQAAGIIAQEALRCGSHYINQRWLGGMLTNWATIKTRAERLKDLERREESGALDLLPKKEASMLRREMTKLQKYLGGIKNMRKVPDIVVIVDQKREYNAVQECEKLGIPIVSMLDTNCDPDVVDIPIPANDDAIRSIKLIVGKLADAIYEGRHGQLEAEEDYDDYADEDYEYDESDSTESEEEA is encoded by the coding sequence ATGCCAGTAGTTTCCTTGGCTCAAATGATGGAGTCAGGAGTTCACTTTGGTCACCAGACCAGACGTTGGAACCCCAAAATGGCCCCTTATATCTACACCTCACGAAATGGTGTACATATTATTGACTTGGTGCAAACAGCCCAGTTAATGGATAACGCGTATAACTATATGCGAACTCAATCAGAGCAAGGTAAAAAATTCCTGTTTGTTGGCACTAAGCGCCAAGCAGCCGGAATTATTGCCCAAGAAGCCCTCCGTTGCGGTTCTCACTACATTAACCAACGTTGGTTGGGTGGAATGCTCACCAACTGGGCAACCATTAAAACCAGAGCCGAGCGTCTCAAAGATTTAGAACGGAGAGAAGAAAGCGGCGCACTGGATTTATTACCAAAGAAAGAAGCCTCCATGCTGCGTCGGGAAATGACGAAGCTACAAAAATATTTGGGCGGCATTAAAAACATGAGGAAAGTTCCCGATATCGTGGTTATTGTTGACCAGAAGCGGGAATATAACGCAGTTCAAGAATGCGAAAAATTGGGGATTCCCATTGTATCCATGTTGGATACCAACTGTGACCCAGACGTTGTAGATATTCCGATCCCAGCCAACGACGACGCAATCAGATCCATTAAGCTAATTGTCGGTAAATTAGCAGATGCTATCTATGAAGGTCGTCACGGTCAGCTAGAAGCGGAAGAAGACTACGATGATTACGCTGACGAAGACTACGAATATGATGAAAGTGATAGCACTGAGTCAGAAGAAGAAGCATAA